A segment of the Gossypium hirsutum isolate 1008001.06 chromosome D10, Gossypium_hirsutum_v2.1, whole genome shotgun sequence genome:
tgaaaaagtaaaaaaaaaaatagatcaaATACAAGATCAAATCCAAAAATGTATATGAAGAAGTTATCCAAAATTTTTAGAGAAAATCAGATGGAGAATCATATTGATCTTTTAACTTTCGATTTGAATCAGTgtaatttgatttaatataaCAGTAACAgaagaagaaaatggaaaggCATACCCGAAAGTTGAATCATCAGTAAAACAAGACCTAACAGTCCTCGCGTTGAAGTTTCCCCcctcaatttattttttctattagtATCGTTctcattctttcctttttctttttcactttctttaCAAACACAAAATTTCCTTTGGGTTCCTTCAATTCTTTAACTTTTCACTTCAAATTCGTTGATTCGTTATTCTCACCTCATGTTCTGCTTCCCCACTAATTGACATGAGATTTTTTTTGGCGGGTGATTTACAGTTTCCATGAAGAAAAAGGAGATATAGAAAAACACAATGTTTCGTTCGATTTAGAGATgggtttttgatttgatttttgtaGTCTTCATTTGGTTGAAACAATGAACAGGCAAAAGCCGAAGCCGGTGACGGTTGGTGACTTGGTGGAGGAAGCCAAGAAGCGAATTGTGATTTTAGCTATATGCGTCGTCGGATTGTCCTATCTTATGTCAGGTTAAGTTATCAAAtcctcttttttgtttttgtaagtTTTTTTTCGTCTAATTGCCGCTGAATTGgctctattttttattctttaattgttCTTCTTGATCTTCAAGTTAAATTTGATCAACGCTTTCATTCAACTTACTAGCGTTCACTTAGGGTTTTGTCTCTGTTCAGTTAGGATGGAATTGGATCGGTTATATATGTTTTAGAGTTTGGAGGAAAAAAATTGGTTATTTAGAACTCTGGATTCAAAATTTAAGCTGGCACCATAATTTAGCCAGTCTTGCATTTGATTGTCTAGGTGATAAATCCCCAGCTGCAAGCACTAAATTTTTAGCTGTTGTACAGGTCGCACAATTTTCCGAAACTGAACTTGTAAATTAACTTCACTAACTGCTGAACAGACTTAAATTTGTGGTACTTAACTTTGGTTCCTTAATGTGATATTATCATTGGCCTTTAGCGAGCAAAGATAGATCACACTGCTCTCTTTACATTTTGTACGAATTGCCTGCTAGTGCAGTACAATGCTATCAACCAATGGTGGCAATGAAAATTTGAAACACATGAAGTTCTTTTCTTAATTTGGATTTGGAGTTTAAGATATTTAAAATGACATTTTCATTATATGATTTCCATTAattcctttcaatttttttttgtttttcagttGATATTTACTAATTTCCTGTTTCTTATATCAGTGACAAGCTCCTCGGTTTTGGTTAATTTGCCTGCTGCTGCCTCCTTAATCATTCTCCTCCGGTATTTCTCGCTCGAATATGAAATGCGGAGGAAAGCTGATGCATACAACATCAAATCTGAAGCTACAGATGCCTCAACTTCAAAGCAACCACCAGAAGGTCCTAAAGTTGTTGGACATTGTGATTGGAGACGTAAAGTAAATTCTCCTGTAGTTGAAAATGCAATAGATCAATTCACAAGACATCTTATTTCTGAGTGGGTGACAGATCTATGGTATTCTCGTTTAACACCTGATAAGGAAGGTCCAGAAGAATTGGTGCAGATCATAAATGGCGTTTTTGGGGAGCTATCAGACCGCATGAGAAATATAAATCTCGTTGATTTACTCACAAGGTATAGGTCCATTCAGTTCCACCACTGTTTTGTTAGGTATTGTTTAAGACTTCTTAAGAGGGACTGCTTAAGAGGGAGCTAATCTACTTTGAGGATGATGCAGGGACCTAATTAATCTCTTTTGTTCACATTTGGAGCTTTTTCGTATCAGTAAAGCTAAATTTGAAAATCGGCAATCTGTACCACTAACTATCGAGTATCGAGATGCTGAAATAAGACGTGTTCTGGCTGCAGAGAATAAACTGCACCCAGCTTTATTCTCTACTGAAGCTGAGCACAAGGTTGTTGAGTTTTTACTTTGACCTTCCAGTCATGTCAAATTAGTCCGTTAATCCCACATTCTTTTTAAGAAGTGTATTATCCTTGAGTATGACAGTGCCCACCTTGTTTATTTCAGGTGTTGCAACATTTGACGAATGGTCTAATTTCTCTCACATTCAGGCCCGAAGATCTGCAGTGCACTTTCTTTCGTTATGTTGTCAGGGAGCTTCTGGCCTGTGCAGTAATTCGACCAGTCATAAACTTAGTGAATCCAAGGTGATCTGTCTTTTCTACGTTTCTTGACTTCATTTCTTTTATGTTGCTACTTGTCTCAAATAATATTGATATTTGGTGACAGGTTTATAAACGAGAGGATCGAATCTGCTGTTATATCTATGACAAAGGCTAAAAGAGGACTTAATGCTGCACAAGATGCATCTCAACACAAACCAAATAGTTCCTCAAAAATCCCATCTGAtcatttttctaagtttctagaTCCTTCTGTCACTGGTGTTGAACTTGTACAGTTGAAAACTAATCAGTCCGGAGCTGCTGGAGGCACCACTGCAGCAGATAACCTAAATGGAACACAACTTTCAAAGGATCCATTGCTTTCCATGGATACTCGAACTTCTCGTTCATGGAACTCTGTGTCCTTGAATTCACAAACTGGTGCTGAAAGAGGTATCGAACGACATCGTTCTGGTGGAGAATGGGGTGACATGTTAGATCTCATGTCACGTAGAAAGACTGAGGCCCTTGCTCCTGAAAATTTTGAGAACATGTGGACAAAAGGGAGAAATTACAAAAAGAAGGAAGGTGAAAAACGATTAACTGAACAAGTTCCACAGCATTCCTCTGCTGGGAACCCTGCTACAGTGGATCATTCAAAAGTAGTATCTAAGACCAGAGACAAGTATCCAACCAAGCTTAACTCATCTGAGAGTCATGGTGCTCAACATGCACTAACTGATCAgtggaaaatagaaaaatcattcCCACATGAAGTTAGGAATGTACCACACTGCTCTTCAGTCCTATCTTATCAGGAAGATGATGATCACGACCTTGTTGATTTGGAAGAGGTTGAATCAGAAAGCAATGATTCCTTCACTTCAGGAGAAGAAGAAACAGGAAATGTACTGGGTCTTGATGCTACTGGAACTAAAGTTTGGGATAGTAAGAGTAACAGAAATCTGACCTTTTCTCACATTCATCATCCACTTGAAAATCCTGAAGGCCATATGGTAAAGAAGGCTGGTGGAAGGCGTGTCCACTATCGAAGATTAACTAGAGCCACATCCAGCAGGAAAAGATCTAGATTGACCGGTCAGAAGTTGCCTGTCTGGCAAGAGGTTGAGAGAACAAGCTTCCTATCAGGAGATGGACAAGACATACTTAATTCACTGAATGGACATGGAAAAGCTGAATATTCCAGTGACGATTCTGAGGCTGAATTCTTTGGTAGACTTCACAGTGGAGCAAGTGCTTCTTCATCTGCTTCTTCTGTCGCTGTTTCAGAAACTTATAATTTGACTGCTAATTCCTTGCAAAGTTCGTTGGCTGTGGgttctttttttaaattgagaTGTGAGGTACTTAATAATGACCAAGGTTGTCTTCTTATCAGTTTGCTATAATTTCGTATATTTCCATGATTATTGCAATATTATTTCCTTTTGCAGGTTTTAGGTGCAAACATTGTGAAGAGTGGTTCTAAAACATTTGCTGTTTACTCCATATCTGTTACAGATGTAAATAACAAGCATAGTTGGTCTATCAAGAGAAGGTGTGTAGAGTATGCTATTTACTTTCCGGCCTTCCTTCTATGTTGCATCCTATAGCATTCATTCTTCATTGCATGGGCATCTCCATTGGATTTTTCTAAAATGTCAAACCAGTTATGCTTATCTTCACCTCTATTGGAGCTGCTAGTCATTTTAATTGTTCTCCTTCAGGTTTCGACATTTTGAGGAGCTGCATCAGCGCCTTAAACAATTTCCAGAGTATAAACTTCACTTGCCGCCAAAACATTTTCTCTCAACAGGTTTAGACATTCCTGTAATACGAGAACGGTGTAAATTGCTTGATGAATATTTAAAGGTTAAACACTTAATCTCACCTTATCATTTTTCTTCGTCCTGGAGGGCATATCTGTTGAACTAAGTTAttcaaattgatattttatttctatATTGAACTTCCTTTAGAAAGTATATTTGAAGGGCTGTTTGGTTGCTAATACTTCCATCTGCCCGAAGTGCCATTTAGTTTATGTATGACAAATAGACATACCGTATGCTTTATATAATAGATTTgattatctttctatttttaggggaattattaatatatattcttttgtTTTCAGAAGCTCCTGCAGCTTCCTACTATTTCAGGATCAATTGAAGTTTGGGACTTCTTAAGTGTTGATTCCCAGGTGGAtttctattttccttttcttatGGGAAAAAATAAACTTTCTCTTTCTGGGTAGAGATGGtgtttcttttttcccttttgtgtgtgtgtgtgtgggtGGAGGGAATCCTAGATTTTCCCTTTTAAGCGCAATCTCTTATTATATGCATTTTGTAATGCAGACATATGTATTCTCGAATTCTTTTTCTATCATCGAAACTTTGTCAGGTAAATTCAAATATGATATGGTAGACTGTTTGTgtagttttattttttacttcTTAACCTGTCTTCTGGTGATTATATTTTTTGTGTCACTTGGAAACTTTCTAGTTGACCTTGACGATAATCCATCTGAAAAGGGAAGAAAGGCTTCAAATGTTATGGGGCCTCTGATGGGTCCCTTATCTTCCAGGAGACAACTATTAGACACCGAAAGCAAGGGACCTTCATCGCAAATCAGGCCTAATCATGCAACAGATGgatcaagaaaagcaaaaaaTGTGCCTTATTCTCCATCAAAAAATCCCACTGAGGAATGGTGCAAGTCTGTTGAAGATACAGGCAGTGGTGATGCTAGAGTGCGAAATACTTCGTCTATAAAAAACACAGGGAAGAATGTTAAAGGAAGAGAGAATGAAAGAGTGGAAGATGCTTCTGAGTTGCTTCTTGATGCTGCTACATATCCGACCCTTCCTGTAGAGGTAATCAGTTTAAGGTCAAATGTTTTCTATCCTCTTTCAATGTCCCCAGAATTAACTTGGCTGTCACAATAATGCTTTGTGGAATGAAAAACTTCATGTGCCGTTTTTAGTATTTGCAACAAGTTTTGAAAGGATACTAGGGTCCTCAAAGGTTTTTAACAAATACATCTTCTATGCAGTGGGTGCCACCAAATTTAACAGCTCCCTTGTTGGATTTGGTGGATGACATTTTCCAGCTCCAGGATGGTGGATGGATAAGGTACATAAATGGCTATAGAACTATTCACTTATGTCAGCAGTATATTTTATCTTCAGCTTATCCTTATCGCATCTACTTCTAACCAGATGCACAAATTTTACCGTACTTTGTATGTGTATTTCAGGCGGAAGGCTTTTTGGGTGGCCAAACAAATTCTACAACTTGGAATGGGTGATGCTTTTGATGACTGGCTGATAGAAAAGATCCAGATGCTGCGCAAGGGGTCAGTTGTTGCGTCAGGGATCAAGCAGATTGAGCAGGTAGTACTTGATCTCAGAAATGAAATTTTCTTTCAAACGCATGTGACTGTAAAATTGTTTAGTGGTATGAGAGACCTAAACAGACATATCCTCTTGACCAAGTTTGCAAGATTATTTAGTGGAAGGGGAAGCCCAACCCTACATGATATTGGCTTGGCCTTTGGGCCGGAACAATGTTCTTTCTAGTGTATTTTTCTATACAGCTTAGTCTAGATCAGTCTGAAAAATGCTTTTAAGAGCGAGATCAATTGGGATTCTGTTCGATGTCTTATCTGACTTAAATTATATCTTTTACATCCTTTTATCTTATCTGTTCTTGCCATGTTGGAGATTGTTTCTCTATATTTTTCCTAGGACTGTAAGTGGTTTGTTTCAAATTGTTTAGAATTTTAAACAGGGGCACCTATGCTTGTAATCACTTCTAATATGGAAAGCCTGCAATTGTCATGCAGATACTTTGGCCTGATGGAATATTCATAACCAAACATCCAAGGCGACAACGTCCACCACCATCCAGTAGCCCATCCCAAGCTTCACCTCGTTCACAATCTCCTGAATTATCTTCACCTAGATTGACTGCTGAGCAGCAACAACTGGAAGCAGAACGTCGTGCAAAATTCGTTTATGAGCTAATGATTGGTAGTTTGTTTATCACAAATGTTTCTTATTTATCATCTGTGCATTGCACATTTTCTAATGTCACTAaactgaaaattttaagaaagtCAAACAGCTCAGATTTTCTTGTAACACAGATAAAGCACCTGCTGCTATTGTGGGTCTTGTTGGTCACAAGGAATATGAACAGTGCGCCAAGGATCTCTATTTCTTTATTCAGGTAATTTAGGACATTAAGACTtctcttttttgttcttttaatgtggagCAGGTCTTGTGTTCAGAAACAAGAGTTGAATTAATATGATAGTCAATATTAGCTAGGGACTTCAGATCCGTTTTACAGCTGTGTGAAGGGTATCATAGGTTTATTATCAACACCGAATTGGGTAGAATATGATTGGTGCAACTTGCAGTTGTTAAGTCTCGCTGGTGGATTTGGTTATTATATTAGAAATCGTTATAGTTATGCCTTTGTTCTGTCTTGTTGCAGTCTAGTGTCTGTTTGAAGCTGCTGGCATATGACCTTATTGAGCTATTGATGTTGTCGGCATTTCCAGAGATGGAATATGTTTTCAAGCAGTTGCATGAGGAAAAACATAAGTTTGGTGAATATAAAGCGAACTAATTGAGATTTGATATGAGGAGTTTGAATAATAGAGGTTTGGCCTTGTAATGCCCCCTCAGGTAAGTCGAATGTTGAGATTCATATTTGCAATTGCCCTTGATTCATTGCATTGAGGAGATATTTACTTCATTCATGTGTTTACAGTGCCATGATCTTCCACTTCATATAGAGCATCAAATTCtgtaattagttttttttcttaaaaggtTCACTTTTGGAGGAAATTGTAAGTAAATCTTGAGAACAgtgaatatatattaatataatggaAAGCTTTTTCCCGCAGTTCTTTCCTCGAACTTTTCCTCTCTTGAACATGTTATGCAGTGCTTAAATTCATTTAAGGCTGGCACTGGCAGGTTTAACTTTGTCCAAAGTGACTGTCCTTCCTTTGTAGACAGCCAAGGTTCAACGTAAACAGGTCTGATGAATAGTGTATGAACCTTTTGTTTCTGTTTATTTATGTGaagttaaataaacaaatataaataatatttggaGATTCCATTTATTAAACTGAATTTGGTTTATAAGCTCATTGTTTGATTGTTATATAATTGTTATCGCTTgtacttattttgtttatttataatataagtattaatattttgtttgattattttatatctaaagtaaaaacaaatgtttcatttttcaaaaatatgcccgaaaaaattcatttaatttaaatgaatttattttactCTAATAAGCGAATGTGGAtacaacttttaattttttttaacaaatatatattaataacttcataaataaacaaacaaacatgaTCAGAAATTTACCTGTTCTGTTCAATAATAATCCTCCTCCAATTTGCAACCGTTTAACTATTGGGGGTTACCTACCATATATTTGTCCAATTTGATTGGATTGAAGTTGTTATTTAACcatcaaaaattaattttatttaataatatgttCACAATTCAGAATTAGCTTGCACAGCCATGGAAGGGTTTTCTAAAGGATTCGTTTACTCCGATTTCTAGACTTGGCCAATCCTTCAACTTCAGATTCAGCAACTGAGTATACAGGATAAACCACGATTTCGTACGAAATAATAGCAAACTCCAATACAACCatgacaaaacaaaaaaataagaaataatagCAAACTCCAATACAACCatgacaaaacaaaaaaataagaacaaaaacGATTTGCACACTCATTTTATAATTTACGATCAGTTTGTTCAACTTTCCAGTTTTATGATCGTACCACAAATTTTGGGTTCCACCGATTGATGCATGTGGTTAGACATAAGAGATTGGGCAAGAAAAATATCATGCCAAATACACTAAGATAAGCAAAGAACCTAAACCTCACATggaataaacaaagaaaattttaaactcacATAATCTGATTCACAGCACATACCATCAAACATGTGTTTTGGAACAGTTAAGTTTCAGTATCAGCTGcagaatttatataataaaaaggacTGATACCTCAGATTTTATTATGGTAAGTGCCAAGCAAAGATTATACCTTTCTAGAATGTAACTCACAAGATGTAGAAAATACTTCAAACAACAATACTCGAATAAAGAAGACTATAATTTGAAACAAGATGAAGGGCATCATAACCGAAACAAGCACATGATTAACTTCGTCCACAAAAATATCCAGTAATTAAGTGTCAAGCAACAATAGCCGAAGCAGCTACATGAAAATAGAAACTACAAATATTTAAAAGCATCCAATGCAATAAATGACATTTCTCATGTAATGTtcccataaaacttttactaaaataGATGGATTCATCAAAACAACCTCATAGCCAACTTAAGCCGAAGCTGCTGCAACCTTCTTCCTCGGTGCTGCTTCA
Coding sequences within it:
- the LOC107913907 gene encoding uncharacterized protein isoform X1, giving the protein MNRQKPKPVTVGDLVEEAKKRIVILAICVVGLSYLMSVTSSSVLVNLPAAASLIILLRYFSLEYEMRRKADAYNIKSEATDASTSKQPPEGPKVVGHCDWRRKVNSPVVENAIDQFTRHLISEWVTDLWYSRLTPDKEGPEELVQIINGVFGELSDRMRNINLVDLLTRDLINLFCSHLELFRISKAKFENRQSVPLTIEYRDAEIRRVLAAENKLHPALFSTEAEHKVLQHLTNGLISLTFRPEDLQCTFFRYVVRELLACAVIRPVINLVNPRFINERIESAVISMTKAKRGLNAAQDASQHKPNSSSKIPSDHFSKFLDPSVTGVELVQLKTNQSGAAGGTTAADNLNGTQLSKDPLLSMDTRTSRSWNSVSLNSQTGAERGIERHRSGGEWGDMLDLMSRRKTEALAPENFENMWTKGRNYKKKEGEKRLTEQVPQHSSAGNPATVDHSKVVSKTRDKYPTKLNSSESHGAQHALTDQWKIEKSFPHEVRNVPHCSSVLSYQEDDDHDLVDLEEVESESNDSFTSGEEETGNVLGLDATGTKVWDSKSNRNLTFSHIHHPLENPEGHMVKKAGGRRVHYRRLTRATSSRKRSRLTGQKLPVWQEVERTSFLSGDGQDILNSLNGHGKAEYSSDDSEAEFFGRLHSGASASSSASSVAVSETYNLTANSLQSSLAVGSFFKLRCEVLGANIVKSGSKTFAVYSISVTDVNNKHSWSIKRRFRHFEELHQRLKQFPEYKLHLPPKHFLSTGLDIPVIRERCKLLDEYLKKLLQLPTISGSIEVWDFLSVDSQTYVFSNSFSIIETLSVDLDDNPSEKGRKASNVMGPLMGPLSSRRQLLDTESKGPSSQIRPNHATDGSRKAKNVPYSPSKNPTEEWCKSVEDTGSGDARVRNTSSIKNTGKNVKGRENERVEDASELLLDAATYPTLPVEWVPPNLTAPLLDLVDDIFQLQDGGWIRRKAFWVAKQILQLGMGDAFDDWLIEKIQMLRKGSVVASGIKQIEQILWPDGIFITKHPRRQRPPPSSSPSQASPRSQSPELSSPRLTAEQQQLEAERRAKFVYELMIDKAPAAIVGLVGHKEYEQCAKDLYFFIQSSVCLKLLAYDLIELLMLSAFPEMEYVFKQLHEEKHKFGEYKAN
- the LOC107913907 gene encoding uncharacterized protein isoform X2, with protein sequence MNRQKPKPVTVGDLVEEAKKRIVILAICVVGLSYLMSVTSSSVLVNLPAAASLIILLRYFSLEYEMRRKADAYNIKSEATDASTSKQPPEDLWYSRLTPDKEGPEELVQIINGVFGELSDRMRNINLVDLLTRDLINLFCSHLELFRISKAKFENRQSVPLTIEYRDAEIRRVLAAENKLHPALFSTEAEHKVLQHLTNGLISLTFRPEDLQCTFFRYVVRELLACAVIRPVINLVNPRFINERIESAVISMTKAKRGLNAAQDASQHKPNSSSKIPSDHFSKFLDPSVTGVELVQLKTNQSGAAGGTTAADNLNGTQLSKDPLLSMDTRTSRSWNSVSLNSQTGAERGIERHRSGGEWGDMLDLMSRRKTEALAPENFENMWTKGRNYKKKEGEKRLTEQVPQHSSAGNPATVDHSKVVSKTRDKYPTKLNSSESHGAQHALTDQWKIEKSFPHEVRNVPHCSSVLSYQEDDDHDLVDLEEVESESNDSFTSGEEETGNVLGLDATGTKVWDSKSNRNLTFSHIHHPLENPEGHMVKKAGGRRVHYRRLTRATSSRKRSRLTGQKLPVWQEVERTSFLSGDGQDILNSLNGHGKAEYSSDDSEAEFFGRLHSGASASSSASSVAVSETYNLTANSLQSSLAVGSFFKLRCEVLGANIVKSGSKTFAVYSISVTDVNNKHSWSIKRRFRHFEELHQRLKQFPEYKLHLPPKHFLSTGLDIPVIRERCKLLDEYLKKLLQLPTISGSIEVWDFLSVDSQTYVFSNSFSIIETLSVDLDDNPSEKGRKASNVMGPLMGPLSSRRQLLDTESKGPSSQIRPNHATDGSRKAKNVPYSPSKNPTEEWCKSVEDTGSGDARVRNTSSIKNTGKNVKGRENERVEDASELLLDAATYPTLPVEWVPPNLTAPLLDLVDDIFQLQDGGWIRRKAFWVAKQILQLGMGDAFDDWLIEKIQMLRKGSVVASGIKQIEQILWPDGIFITKHPRRQRPPPSSSPSQASPRSQSPELSSPRLTAEQQQLEAERRAKFVYELMIDKAPAAIVGLVGHKEYEQCAKDLYFFIQSSVCLKLLAYDLIELLMLSAFPEMEYVFKQLHEEKHKFGEYKAN